In Rosa rugosa chromosome 4, drRosRugo1.1, whole genome shotgun sequence, the genomic stretch TCTTGTCATCAAGCTCTTCATCCTCATTCTCAGGTTTGAAATTGCTGGAAGGCATTGCATCCAAAACACCTATAACCTGCGGCTCAAACCCCATATCAATCATCCTATCAGCCTCATCAAGAACAACATAATTGCACTGATTCAAAACAGCATAACGCCTCTCCAAACAATCAATCAACCGCCCTGGCGTAGCAATAACAACCTCACATCCTTGCCTAATTTTAAAACCCTGTTCTTCAATTGACTGCCCACCAACAATAGAAACCACTTTAATACCCAAGTAATGCGCAAACTTGACAGTCTCTTCCTCAATCTGCTGCGCAAGCTCACGAGTAGGTGCCATGACAACAGCATAAGGACCTTCAGCCTCATTCTCCTCACTAATAGGAGGCAACCTAGAAATATAGGTCAACATAGGAAGAACAAAGGCAGCAGTCTTACCAGAACCAGTCTCTGCAATGCCGATAACATCACGCTGTTGCAGGCCCAGAGGAATGGCAGCCATCTGAATGGGAGAAGGCTTCTTATAACCAGCCCTCTCCACAGCCTTGAGCAGCTCCGTACTCAATCTACTCTCAACCCAACTCCTCATAGGGCGAGGAATCCTAGACCCTTTGTAGGATATATTGAAGTCTTCTCGGAATATCCTCCAGTCCCTCTCAGTCATCTCCTCCAGCTTCTTATCAGTCCAATGCCGATCCACTCTCATATCAAAAGTATCATATAGCTCAGCAGCCTCCTCCTTGAGCCTCTGCGCCGCAGCCTCCTCGGGCCTCTCCTCCACGCCGTCCTTCTTCCGAATCTCATCCCTAAGCTCCCTCTCCTGCTTCACCGCAAGCTTCTTCTGCTCCCGGCGGTCCATTCCGGCACGAAACCCTCTCCCAAACAGGAGCTGTGCCTCGTGAGGGTTTTGGTACAAAGCATTCATATCACGCGAAGTGTCCTCTGTATTCTCCCAATCGAAAGAGAATCGGAACTTCTCGCTAGGTTTAATAACACGCTTCTTCGGCTTCTTCGAGCCCAGATACTGCTCTTTGATTGCGTCAAGCTCCTTATCACGCTCGCGGTCCGCTAATTTGTCCAATCGAGCACGCTCTCGGGCCTTGGCCTCCTCTTCGCGCTCCCTCTCACGGTTGTCACGGTCACGGTCACGGTTGCGCCGCTCCAATTCACGCTCACGGTCTCGATCGCTTCGGGAGTATCGGTCGCGGTCCCGGTCCCTATCGCGGTCCCGGTCCCGGTCCCGGTCCCGGTCGGAATTGGAATTGGAGTTGTTGGGGACGGAATCGGAGGAAGAGCGGAGATTGGAGAGAAGCTGGTGCTGGCGGCGTTTCTGTTCCTCGTGTTCTTCTTGGCGGCGTTGGAGAGCTAACTTCTCGCGTTCGCCTTTGGTTAAGAAGACAGGTTTCTTCGGCGGCAACGACGAAGAGATGGCGGCGACACCATCGACGGAGCGTTTCATTATGCAGAAAGGTTTAGGGTTTCTACAGAGTTCGCGAGATTGTTGttcaatttactatatactagccttcttcatacatgctctgcatgtgtaatagctttttttttaaaaaataaaaaaataaatgaaataaaacagttattgcagagagaaaatagtgagAGAAAAGTGGGAGTTGTGggttaatttctttttaattttattaacaaaatctattttataattgttatatttatccttgtgatttaatttattttaaaagttttttaatctttcaggattaaatctgtcaaaattttcaattttggctaacaaagtctcttctcttaataatagtatatatatatatatatatatatatatatatatatatacagtactTCTCAGGTAAGAATATCCTTAACTTAGCCTTAGGaacggattttcagtttttgaccacttttcgatcaaatattcacatcttaaccgttcagttaatgtatagatcacttctgcaaattttcagccaaattgatgatcgttaatgtATCAAACTCGATTAAACCAATGAACAAAccaaatctgtcgaaccggaaccgttcgtgttcattattgtaaattgtagttttgaatgtcttaacaatcaacaatttggctgaaattttgcacagatgatctatacattatgacctaaaaactgaacggttaagatgtaaatatgtgatcgaaaagtagtCAAAAACTTGAAATCCGTTCCTAAGCTAAGGTAAGAACATCCTTAACCAAgaaggactgtatatatatatatatatatatatattggtctTTTCCCGTATACCCGAAAAGCCACTGTATTTTTCCCAACTGCCCAACACTTTTGTATTACACTATTACTTTTAGGGAATGACTAATAAGGACAAGTCCTTTTAGAAATGTTTTTTGTATCTTATGTTAACCTGTGGTTGTAACAGAAAAAACTTTGTTTTAAACGACAAAAACGAAAAcaagactagccttcaacatgcctaagtttttcacctaacggttactttaacaggcggaatcactgctgcttgtcttaattttttgttttaaaactAATTTTTACAATTAGACCTCGGATTTTTACAGGATGCATGCATCTTAGTGAAAACACATAACAATATGGAATAAACAAATGACCAACATATTTAAGGAACTTAAATGAAAACTTGAAGAAGTGGGTGAGCAACCatctgaatttatttattcaaatataaatacatgttaaacatttagagcctcattctcaggtaaacagcaaaagactgtttagctatccataagaataagaacagatacttacttgtactgagagcacactacttcacactttaaacaggaagggaagcacactgctaaactatttgagagaagactcttctactCAATTTTTGAATCTAGGACTGAAGTGGAAaattttcgaatgccttacaatTGATACTaaggctccttatatagggagcggaactcaaacgagaattcaaaacctaaaaatgtacagaacaactccgtgatcttctgcttttctgagtgctcctgataaTGGAGGTCGGTcagggaaaagcaaaagcatttggtgaaatgtttttcaccttcttctttttctgaaaagcaaaagtatctTTTTTAGAAAGGTAACAGTTGCTTCTTTGTTTTGGTGCTTTTTTCTTCACCAGCTGCTACATGTTGTCGTCAGTTTCTGAAcagtggccaaagacaaaggagttgttgtctgctTGGGCCATTCTTACTGTTGTAGCattgtcttcgacatctgtatcaacatacatcttatagtggttgtcattttcaagcttttccacccATTGCATGCATGCTAAtgttgagtctatctcttttctggtgagagataggaacagGTCACTgttgactacgtcaggatgatcgtaagcagtgataatggttttttctcctgctgccagaaAGGTATTGCTgatgtcttcagagatgatcttcttgatatattctagggccatggctttcatccaggggatgcttgagtttgcttggccattgtacccaacacaggcaggctgaagatacttcctttgaataattctcacataatgatatggagaaatatattcaacctcaccgtttgccttctggatccattctggaggagtggatctgaacttcaaacGAAGTGTacaatcattttttcttatgtttttgaCTATGTTAACAATGATAGGCGGCAAACCTTTAAGATCAACATTTgttttagtccacagattatggacaaaaccattttcaacaagccaaagatTGTGTTCTTgcggatgttcactctgaacatttaccaggtatcttccaacatatggtcctgcaataatgaagagggttggaggaatacgatcttcagaattatgacttcctatcagacaatggaattcatgccagtctgattctttgagtgccatgatagggatcctagcactttctggatcttctaggaagtgaattttttctttcttgacagcactctgctgtagttcttcgaactgtggccttgcattttcataaagttcttcagctaatgcaaagagagctggaaacatcaaaccactgcttctttcctgaaaggcaaataaaagattgtccagaattgccttctggtggtaagctagtctcctgccagttctgaacacaggagtatcgaaagttcgaagttcataattgaaaacatttattactccagttggagtaggtttgctttttggcaaagcaacagccgtcaacggtcttgatgagcctttaccgtctgccgtttgagacgggctagccaatcctttaccctgggattgatcagttgtcgCTAAGTCTTTTGAACTTAGCAGAAAtctcttgaggattttttctttgggatcctcagtagcttcatgttctttcccagctcttctgcttctgggattgcgaccttcgtcgtcatctcttctactgaacatggctaattctcttgttaaggcgtctggaagatagtttttgtttcctgcaattaattcaacaacataatcatattggttaagaaataattgccagtttgctaatcttcctctatcagcagctttatcaagtttgaaatttttgaaattctttactctggcacaatcggtgcgaacagtaaagggttttccaaggaaagctggagaatttaaaattgttttcttaacagccaaaatttctttttcccctgtgggataattcagttctgcagggctgaacttgccgctacaaaatttacagatttttTCTATGTTAGTTCCAagcgtttttgccagaacaacaccagaccaataattatcactcgcatctgtttggaggataatctcatcattttcttctggttgttgaagaggagggaggtttttgcagagattttttatctgcttcacagttttttcatcatcttctgtgaagttccattttcttttggaacttgtcttgggagataacattgctgttaaccctgagattttgggaatgaaatctctcccataatttatgacaccaaggaatctctctagactcttagcatcaggaattctatctgggaacttccagatcttctcaaggatatgaggttggagttttatcactccattcttgatatttattcctaggaaatcaacttcatcgaggataaagaagattttcttttcacctaggataattccatgctgaactatcagctttacaacctcatggaggtgtttccatgtgttcttctctgtttttggagaagaccagaatgtcatctatgtagacgacgcaaaactccgcaacatgtttgaagatattatccatctttctctggaagattgagggagcttgcttcagaccaaaaggcatcactaaccattcgtaatgtccttatggtgttccaaatgcagtgagaggtatactctcaggatgcattttgacttgccagaaacccgactttgcatcgaatttcgaaaagactttagctcctctgagctggttgatcaacaCTCTAACTTGAGcgatttgataaccgtctttgacagtctttttgttgacatctctgtagtcaattaccattctagcttttcctcttagcgtttctgcatggtttctcacgtagaatgctggagcatgatgagggctagtggaaggttgaattaatctcttgttcaggagatcttcaatatcttttctgaattcttttttatcttcctctttgtactgaggaatggctttgacatgacagatggcattcatgtcatgtaatctcaattcacagaccactgggtctttttcccaaaacttctgaggatcgACGTCGATGTTctgttcgagtagtttcttgattttctcaagagtgggaattttctgagactcaagcttattctgaaagtgcttgaggttatgcttatgaatgaaactagcttcttcttcttcactagtttcttcttcttcttcttcagaagatgattcttcaacaagtaatttttcttgttgtttgatttggaggatgggttcaaatttgggtttgtagggggtaagatcaccactattcggttgtgatctctgatattgggtagtaaagtgaGGACCAACgacacttttggcttgagtaagcctatTTGCCCAGAACACCCTTTCTCCTTTTCTGaggcctattgcttcttcatcctgaataaatctctgttggagaataaaatcatttcccaacaagaaatctgagccttggccttcagattgccagacattatggatgataaatgttcctccaccaatggtgatatgaattttttttgctactttattcatggtgagatggcttccatcaaatgttacaccagtagctgttcttttcttatcttctttccagagttcttctggaattgcaaatctctttgcaacagtaAATCCCGATCCATtgtctacaaaggcatgtagatgatattttttatgatcagggaattttagcccaatctctatgtagttgctgtatctactagtagagacgactttcgattgttaaagctcattttcttgagcttgttcctttggaatgaatggtttacattcttctggaataatttctggtggttcaaccagttcaaagttTAAATTTTCATCGATGTTTTCTTCGTTGATGagttcttcctttatttttgaggaagacggttccatgatttcttggaacaaggcttctacctttttctctttttgttcagagaaatattcttcatattcttgttcaaccaattggctgacaaggccattcttggtttttcttcttgcttcagctatgaagcattctttgtggtAAACATAGGGAGACaattcttttcgtgacataagcagtagtcacaaacgaatgtaccagggttcacttgataagaagacattaaggattctgtcttgctttcttcccagtttttgattttcaatacattcatttgtctggattcgaagtactctacttcagaatctgtctcagactcagatgaatcttcttctccagaccaggcagagtaaactgacctgtcgtcttcttcatcatcagaataggcgatttcgtagcctttcatatttgctgattctactatatgctcatattcttcaaagagagctttagtagatcttttacccttttccgggcattcattggcatagtgcccttcagctttacataaccaacatctgcaagctttcttgctaggttgtttatgttgatgagtattcttctttttcttgaagaatttctttttaggatcttcatcctgttgtttcttgtaattggaacttttcttgaatttccaatcttttctttgattactctttttgaattttttagagtaatattttcctttcttttttctgtggaacttggattcatggcATCCCCAATttgttggcatatccagtattctgtaatagaaattttcaactcctttgagttgtttcttggccatcttagctctaagattggctttgcattgttctttcagtaattgccggattctgtcagcaatccctccaactgaaaatctttcaattggtttttctgctatgctttctcgcacagctgttctccatggttcagggagttttctatgcaacaggttgactagatcagtattctctagttcaccaatcgtatagtaatattcttgaaattcattcaagtattcttcaaaatatctcatgtcacagattttgagagcatagatatttgatttggccgtttctctagccttttcactcatatttgcaggatctccacagaactgatcgtacagcggtgctgcaaaatcatacagagattttgaagttttgatttcttccagccattcttttcctctggctgtctCTTTGAAAGAGTAGTAATACTTCTTAGCTACTCCAGTGAGGGTAGTTTCAAaatacatctgaagatcaggagcttcaaattttccacgggtaagagcagaggccatcatcaggctatctacccattggtcaagagttttcctcttgtctagagctttgtctagatctaaccagataccataattggaaattggtactctgggtatcttgtcctttgggacaaatctttgagaatttctttctccagtTCTGCCagtaggggctttctgtatagggagtttcagttttcccttttctctaatgatgaaagttttggagctttctccttcttccatttcaatatcttggtagggaaggagttttctttcctttcctggtttgaaatttttcatctcttcgattagtttttctaatcgttcaggattttcacaaaactctgcttcttcatagatgtcatagagcttttgtgctctaagcatattaactggtctgtttagatcagcttctaattcttcttcagtgatggactCTGATGGTTGTTCAGAGTTTttggtaccactaacactagcttccctagtgctgtagcttcttctgagaagatttttgtttatcctgatattctcaggacaggcatcactttttctgtgattttcaaaatttagactgatttctccagtctttctactttcataaattttagcttttgcactttctgctggtagcttcggaccagataatttccattcaatgggaaaagttacttcattccaagtaaccttatggatctgttgtgaatggttcttctgactggtgaggaatccagtagtaagaccagggatgtttgatatccttgtctttggctctactgtaatactcatcagtttatagtatattctgtatactattgccaattcttgcatatcatttttcatagatatgccatctgtcttgactctcagccttagacagtgagctgcatccttcaagctggttgaaaagtttgggaagcagttgaaataagcTACTTGATTGcatagagatgcttcaagggttcccaaaagactagcttgaaaatctgttagtcaattgtcttgtaagacacatagaactgaacagtttatgccttctcgagcaagaagttttatgcctacttggactgctccaatgtgcataaattgataattttttgcttttgctcgggcaacttcagcaggagtgatcagtagtagatctgtttctcctgttgtggaaggggttgtaaattccagtaatttgaaatgatggctatccatcaggtcaaatgttccccttttgtatatttgtttgaaatctagctttggaattgaggcgttttttacctcatgctcgatttcgttgtattcaaattcttcagcatttaggagttgtactcctttctttttcccgaagatgctcatcatattgacatctcgagtttctttcggcttttcataccgaatactagtagaactagttgatggatccagaaaaatcatgtttggaacatgATTCTTTTCCGGTCTCTCTAATGGTTTGAACCCATTAgccttctttgtttttactataggcactttcttgtccttcagtatatttttcatagaatccagcattttttgctgttcaaggatttttctactaacacttgttagcttttcttcttccgtttttggaagatctttgatataatccagtttgttttccaatttttctaattggtggattataacaggaattttttctagatgctcttgatatctagatatttctttctgcaggatctgatatttttcatcagaagattttaatagagaattcagtctctctattattaaatcagacattgtccccattgggggggattcccctgctgagctctttacaagctctgataccagtgatttgcggatctaaccaatgctcagataatcaagaggtttttgttcctcttccagaatatataacagattatcaatatcttcttctaatttataaattctggtttgaagtctatagataatatcccagtagttgggagtttctctacta encodes the following:
- the LOC133706551 gene encoding DEAD-box ATP-dependent RNA helicase 21; protein product: MKRSVDGVAAISSSLPPKKPVFLTKGEREKLALQRRQEEHEEQKRRQHQLLSNLRSSSDSVPNNSNSNSDRDRDRDRDRDRDRDRDRYSRSDRDRERELERRNRDRDRDNREREREEEAKARERARLDKLADRERDKELDAIKEQYLGSKKPKKRVIKPSEKFRFSFDWENTEDTSRDMNALYQNPHEAQLLFGRGFRAGMDRREQKKLAVKQERELRDEIRKKDGVEERPEEAAAQRLKEEAAELYDTFDMRVDRHWTDKKLEEMTERDWRIFREDFNISYKGSRIPRPMRSWVESRLSTELLKAVERAGYKKPSPIQMAAIPLGLQQRDVIGIAETGSGKTAAFVLPMLTYISRLPPISEENEAEGPYAVVMAPTRELAQQIEEETVKFAHYLGIKVVSIVGGQSIEEQGFKIRQGCEVVIATPGRLIDCLERRYAVLNQCNYVVLDEADRMIDMGFEPQVIGVLDAMPSSNFKPENEDEELDDKKIYRTTYMFSATMPPAVERLARKYLRNPVVVTIGTAGKTTDLITQNVVWSKDAEKFERLKRLLDELGDKTAIVFVNTKKTADYVAKSLDKNGYRVTTLHGGKSQDQREISLEGFRTRRYNVLVATDVAGRGIDIPDVAHVINYDMPSSIETYTHRIGRTGRAGKTGVATSLLTIHDTDVFYDLKQMLIQSNSHVPPELAKHEASKFKPGSIPDRPPRRNDTIFTH